The segment AACAATGGCTATCAACACAACCGTGAGACTAGACATAACATGTGGTATAATGAGAGCCACATGCTCAATTTGAGAAGTAATAGGGATTCCTATGAAAAAGCCACAGCTCCTCGCAACAGCCACAACAGACGATACCAACCCTATGCTCAAGAAAGGAATAATTTGAGAAGTGCAACATACCAAGAAATATACAGACCGGTGCAGAGAACAAGCAATCAATCtcccccaccaccaccactcccGGTGCGCGACAGGCTCTCGCTTAGGCCACCAGTGAGAACAGAACCTGACCATGGTGAATCTAGCTTCTGTCAAAACTCTAACCCAAACCACTCAAAGGGGGTTCCTTTCCATGAGACACAACTAGAAGTCCCAGCTGAAGCTTTGAATGTTGCAAGGGAAGAACTCAGGGATGTTATGGTACAATATACCTCATGTGTTGACCCATCGGAGAGTGCAGCTCGAAAGGAGAGACTGCGGCAAGCTGAGGAAAATGAGCAAATAGAGGAATCGATAGCTCTAATGGCGCGTGCTACTTTTGCTAGCCAGAACAAACAGAGACAACAGAATCCGGAACCCATTCCAACAGCCCTGAAAGAACTTCAGCGCTCCTCCGCCTAAGCTCACCAGTTCCCCCACCAAACCCACCAGGAAAAAGCCCCGACAAAAGTACAAGAAGAGCTTCAGCTTTAGTTCGACTAGGCCATCCACCCCAGGAAGCTGGCCTCCCCTCTGACCAGGACATGGCTTGCCGCAAGCCAGGAAGACCTCATGGAACTAAGAAGGTATCAAACAGCCCAAAGACTTTAACGGGAGCTAGCTCGCGCAAACGCAAGGTCCAACAGACACaagcccccccccccccttgtAGACGGAAGCTCACGACTCAAACTAGCAATGAAGATGCTGCAGGGCCCTCTCGCATGAAGATAGGAGACATGAAGATAGGAGGCTCCCAAGAGGGCAGCAAACAAAAATCAAGCTCCACCAACTCAGAGAATCAACCTATTTACAATATGATCCCGACaacatcaaaacaaaagaagacgGAGAAGAATTCGGAATCCGTCAACTCTCGTTCCTTAAAGATTGTAAGCTGGAACTGTCAAGTTTTGTGGAATCCCTTGACAGTTCAACGGTTACGGGAGCTCAAAAAAAGCATCAACCCGGACATCATCTTCCTCATGGAGAAAAAAAAACCCAACAGCTTTGTTTTGGAAAAATTTGAGCAGTTAGGCTATGAATTTCATGATTTAGTACCACCCTCGGGACATGGAGCAGGTGGGCTTGCCCTGTTTTGGAAACAGGAAGTGAACCTCGAAGTCTTAGATGCTACTCCGAACCTGTTTGATACTTGTATTGAGCTCGAGGGCAAACCCTTTTTTGCTTCCTTTGTGTATGGAGATAATGATAGATTTATGAGGAAACACCTTTCTTTCGGATTTACGGGACGCTCCTTGGTTTATCACGGGAGATTTTAATGACTTACTGAGCAATGAAGAGAAAGAAGGCGGCCCTGAAAGACCGGAAGGCTCTTTTTCAGACATGAGAACCTTCTTTGCAGAAGGAGATTTATTTGACCTACAGCATTCGGGGGATTCCCTATCTTGGCGAGGTCAGCATGGAGAACACTTTGTTCGCTGTAGACTGGACCGAGCTGCTGCAAACTCTAACTGGGCTGAACGATACCCAACAGCAAGATGCATGTACTTAGCCTACGAGGGATCCGATCACAGACCACTTATCTCGGTCTTTGTACCGGGAAAGAAGAGACGACCGGGTTTGTTCAGATACGACCGGTGACTCAAGGACAATACAGAGGTTACAAAACTTATTGAAGCTGCCTGGGCAGAGGCTACAAACCTCCCAGTTACAGAGCGTATAAAATTGGTCCAGGGCATCATCTCACGATGGCACAAGGAAAAGCAAGCTAATAGTCGGCTATTAATAGAACAGAAACTGTGGGAACGGGAGGAATCCCAATCAAGCACTCTAAACGACACTCAGCTGATCCATCGGGTTACTGAGGAACTGAAGAGGGCTTACAAGGCAGAGGAAGCTTACTGGAGACAAAGAAGTAGATTACTTTGGCTACGGTTGGGAGATTGCAACTCTGGGTTTTTTCATGCTGCCACAAAGAACCGGAACGAGCCAACGCCTTCACTGTGATTGAGGACAGTGAGGGAAACCAGGTCTTCCAAGAAGAACAGATCGCACAAGTTATAGTTCAATACTTTGGATCACTCTTCACATCCCTGTTTGGTGATCAGGCCGATATCGCTTGTGTCGTGGACAAAGCCTTGCAGCCTATCATCACAGACAACGAGAATGAGAAACTGATCCTGGTACCAACCTCGGAAGAGATTAAAGCTGTGGTTTTTTCCATTCACTCAGACAAAGCACCCGGACCGGATGGCTTCTCAGTCGGGTTCTTCCATATCCATTGGGAAGCAATTGGAGCTGACATAGTCAAAGAGATCCGAAAATTCTTCGAAACAAGCCATTTACCCCCGACCATGAATGAGACATTCATCCGCCTTATCCCGAAGATTCAGAGCCCGAAGACAGTTTCAGATTATAGGCCGATAGCTCTTTTCAATGTCTACTACAAGATCATCTCCAAAATCCTCACAAAGAGATTGCAACCACTTCTCCCGACCATCATCTCCGAGAACCAATCCGCCTTTGTGCCCGGGAGAGTGATCTCTGATAACGTATTGATCACCCATGAAGTCCTATACTTCCTTCAGCACTCCAAGGCAGAAAAAAGATGCTCTATGGCGGTTAAAACCGACATGAGTAAAGCATATGATAGGCTCGAGTGGGAGTTTATCCGGCTGGTCTTTGAGAGGTTGGGATTCCACCCTCAATGGATTTTTTGGATAATGGAATGTGTTTCTTCTGTTACATACGCCTTCCTCATCAACGGCTCGCTTAGAGGAATGGTTAAACCGAGCCGAGGCATCCGTCAAGGAGACCCTCTCTCACCCTACATCTTCATCCTTTGTAGTGAAGTGCTCTCGGGACTATGTAATAGAGCTCAAGATACTGGTCAGCTGACCGTCGCACGGGGTTGTCCCCAAGTGAACCACCTCCTATTCACGGACGACACCATGTTCTTCGCTAAGGCCAACAAGGACAACACACTAGCTCTAAAAGAGATCCTCCAACAATACGAGCTGGCGTTGAGGTAGTCAATCAATACAACCAAGTCTTCCATCAACTTTTCAAGGAAAGCGCCCCTCTCTCTGAAGAACATGATAAAGGACTGCATCCAGATTCCTAAAGAGGGAGGCATCGGTAAATACTTGGGGCTTCCCGAGCACTTCGGCTGCAAGAAGAGAGACCTCTTCACTTCCATAGTGGACAGGATCAAGACCAAGGTCAGCGGTTGgttgaataaatttatcagCACGGCCGGCAAGATGGTCATGACCAAGAGCGTCCTAACTCCTATTCCAACACATGCTATGATGTGCTTTAAACTGCCATGCTCTCTCTGCACGCGCATACAATCTGTGGTGACCAGATTCTGGTGGGATGGAGGAAGCGGGAGTAGAAAATGGCATGGGTATCATGGGATAGAATGACGAAATCCAAACAGAAAGGAGGGCTGGGCTTTCAAGACTTTGAGAGCTTCAATGATGCTTTCTTAGCGAAGCTAAGCTGGCGCCTACACCACAACCCATCGGGACTTTTGAGCAGAGTACTCATGGGAAAATATTGTGGCGACACACCTTTCCTACAAGTCGAACATAGAGCAGCGGAATCACACGGCTGGAAAGGGATTTTGATAGGCAGAGACCTAATGCTGAGCAATGCAGGATGGGCGATTGGCAACGGGGAGTACGTTAACATTTGGACTAACCTTGGCTTAGCCACTCCTCCCAAATACGACCTATGGGTCCAGCACCACAGCAGTACGCCGAATGGACAGTAAAACAACTCATGATGCCAAACGGAATTGAATGGAACAGAGCTACTATCCAACAGGTCCTTCCACACGAGGAGGAGAGGATTCTCAGCCTAAAACCAAGCAAGACAGGAGCCCCTGACAAACTCATTTGGCTCGGCACATGCTCCGGCATCTACACGACAAAGACTGGCTACCATAAGGCCCTAGAGTTAGTGGAAACAGCTGCAACACCTGCTGCGACTGCGGCCATAGACTGGGAAAAAGGAATTTGGAACTTGCAAACGGCACCTAAGATCAAACTCTTCCTCTGGAAGATTTTTCAGCGGGCTCTCCCAGTCGGCGAACTTCTTGCTGTGAGGAATATTGGTACCACTCAGAACTGCACTCGATGTGATACAGTTGAATCTATCAACCACCTTTTCTTTCATTGTGAGTTCGCAAGAAAGGTTTGGAGACTTGCACTCTTCTCTACTTGCTTTGATTCTAGAGGTTTGCTAGATTTAGCTACAGAGTGGCAACACCTATGTACCCTCAAGTGCCTCCCACCGGTGGGAGTGGCGACAGGACCGCTAGCACCTTGGATCTTGTGGTCCCTTTGGCTTGCCAGGAACAACCGTATTTTCAACAATAAGGACGCCACCCCCGAGGAAGTGATCACGAAAGCCACTGCCGCGGCACATGAATGGCTACAGGAACAGAAGGCGGATGACAAGCCAAAGACCAACCCACCAAGGCAGAGTCTCCCCTACCCGAACTCCACTATTCTCCATTCTGATGCAGCTTGGCGGGGAGACCTCCATTTGGCGGGACTGGGGTGGACTATCGATGAGGAAGACCAGACTAGTTCATTTATGTCCCACTGTCACTATGTTAACTCTCCACTGGTAGCTGAGGGACTAGCGCTACGTGAAGCTTTAAGCTGCTGCATCGCCAAGGGTCTCCGGCGTATACTGTGCAAATCTGACTCACTGAGACTTATTAGAGCTCTCCACGATGAAGCCCCTGTCTCAGAAATTTATGGCATTGTCGCTGACATTTTAAATCTATCGCTtgcttttgattttgtttcatttGCTTGGACTCAGCGATCGGAAAATAAGGCTGCCGATGCTTTAGCAAGGCAAGCTTTATGAACCTTGGATCCTAAGTCTTGAATGAAagtagtgttacaaaaaaaaaagaattgtagTTAGGACTAGGCTTGCGCATTTCCGGTATTGGTTAAATATTTTAGAGAAATTACTTAAAATGACTCTAATTAATCATAAAATGACTAGACTAactcatataattttgaaattactaGATTAACTCTTGAAGCATGCAAATTTACGATTTTGCCATTATAt is part of the Brassica rapa cultivar Chiifu-401-42 chromosome A09, CAAS_Brap_v3.01, whole genome shotgun sequence genome and harbors:
- the LOC108870480 gene encoding uncharacterized protein LOC108870480, yielding MFQFQFNDEADLLEVLDKRPYQYAKWMVIFQRWEPTTTPNFPSLIPFWIKVQGIPLHLWTEEAIQGIGKDIGIFEEAEITSLNVRMRVHVNGRLPLITSSVLKYPNGDEVVANLVYERIEKHCSCCFRLDHELRDYLKAKAAKREAQASGSDNPRDRSQAASSSGRHSRQYQQRTATTNPGRSENFDRNNGYQHNRETRHNMWYNESHMLNLRSNRDSYEKATAPRNSHNRRYQPYAQERNNLRSATYQEIYRPVQRTSNQSPPPPPLPVRDRLSLRPPVRTEPDHGESSFCQNSNPNHSKGVPFHETQLEVPAEALNVAREELRDVMVQYTSCVDPSESAARKERLRQAEENEQIEESIALMARATFASQNKQRQQNPEPIPTALKELQRSSA